A window from Mus musculus strain NOD/MrkTac chromosome 11 genomic contig, GRCm38.p6 alternate locus group NOD/MrkTac MMCHR11_NOD_IDD4_2 encodes these proteins:
- the Olfr397 gene encoding olfactory receptor 397 — protein MERGNQTVVSEFLLLGLPIEPHQQDLFYALFLSMYLTTALGNLIIIILIHLDSHLHTPMYLFLSNLSFSDFCFSSVTIPKLLQNMQSQVPSIPYAGCLAQMYFFLLFADLESFLLVAMAYDRYVAICFPLHYTSIMSPKLCLCLVALSWLLTTVISLSHTLLMARLSFCANNVIPHFFCDMSALLKLACSDIQINKLMIFILGGLVIIVPFLLIFSSYARIVSSILKVPSSRSIRKAFSTCGSHLSVVSLFYGTIIGLYLCPSANNSTIKETVMAVMYTVVTPMLNPFIYSFRNQDIKGAFKKVFSKQMANFSLR, from the coding sequence ATGGAAAGAGGAAATCAAACTGTTGTTTCAGAATTCCTCCTCCTGGGCTTGCCTATTGAACCACACCAGCAAGACCTTTTCTATGCCCTGTTCCTGTCCATGTACCTCACCACTGCCCTGGGgaacctcatcatcatcatcctcattcACCTGGACTCCCAtctccacacacccatgtacttgtTTCTCAGTAACCTGTCCTTCTCTGACTTCTGCTTTTCCTCTGTGACCATTCCCAAATTGCTGCAGAACATGCAAAGCCAAGTTCCATCCATACCCTATGCAGGTTGCCTGGCACAAATGTACTTTTTCCTGCTTTTTGCAGATCTCGAGAGCTTCCTCCTTGTGGCCATGGCCTAtgatcgctatgtggccatctgcttcCCCCTACACTATACTAGCATCATGAGCCCCAAGCTGTGTCTCTGCCTGGTGGCACTATCTTGGCTACTGACCACAGTCATCTCTTTGTCACACACACTGCTCATGGCTCGGCTCTCCTTCTGTGCTAACAATGTGATTCCTCACTTTTTCTGTGATATGTCAGCTCTTCTGAAGTTAGCCTGCTCTGACATTCAGATCAATAAGTTGATGATATTTATCTTGGGAGGACTTGTCATTATTGTCCCATTCCTGCTGATATTTTCATCCTATGCACGAATAGTGTCCTCCATTCTCAAGGTCCCCTCTTCTAGAAGCATCCGCAAGGCCTTCTCCACCTGTGGTTCCCACCTCTCTGTGGTGTCTCTTTTCTATGGGACAATCATTGGTCTCTATTTATGTCCATCAGCTAATAATTCAACCATTAAGGAGACTGTCATGGCTGTGATGTACACAGTGGTGACCCCTATGCTGAACCCCTTTATCTACAGCTTCAGGAATCAGGATATAAAGGGAGCTTTTAAAAAGGTGTTTTCAAAGCAGATGGCTAACTTTTCTCTGAGATAG